CTGCTTACATTAAAAAGATAAGCAAAATCCTACAAATAAATAAAAATTGATTACATTTGAGCGATTCAAATCTATCAAATGTATAAATCATGCCTGGAAAACCAGCCGCAACTTTAGGAAGTCATCATACGTGTCCCATGTGTAGTGGTACGACGCCTCATGTGGGCGGACCCGTAATTAAAGGCGAGGTTAATGTATTGTTTAATAGCAAACCTGCAGCTACTTTAGGTAGTTTATGTACTTGTGTAGGTGGTCCTGATACTATTATTTCTGGGAACCCAACGGTTTTGATAAATGGTAAGCCTATGGCTTGCGTGGGGGATTCTTCGGCTCACGGCGGAATAGTAGTTATGGGAGAAGCTAATATTTTAATTGGAAGCAGTCTGGTGGAACCATCAAAGGTCTTGCCTGCCGAAAAAATCCCATTTCCTAAAATTAGCACGATTGATCGCTTAAAATCAGTCGTTGTTGGTCAGGGTGAAAGCCTTAAAATAGCAGAGCGAAATCAGGAAGCCTCTAGGAATCGTGGTTATTTAGTTGAA
This genomic interval from Tamlana carrageenivorans contains the following:
- a CDS encoding PAAR domain-containing protein, translated to MPGKPAATLGSHHTCPMCSGTTPHVGGPVIKGEVNVLFNSKPAATLGSLCTCVGGPDTIISGNPTVLINGKPMACVGDSSAHGGIVVMGEANILIGSSLVEPSKVLPAEKIPFPKISTIDRLKSVVVGQGESLKIAERNQEASRNRGYLVEVDFSI